In Deinococcus fonticola, the DNA window GGCCCATTTTACGCCAGCAATACCCCGACCCTGCCAACATCCCCCACGAGCAACGCACGCCCGACCAGCGCATGATCAACCTGATTCATCACCCAAACCACACACACGATGACTTGCAAAGCGAATACCCCGCGCACCTTCACATTGACCTACTGCCCCGCATGCAGGGGGGTGGGAACGGCAAGCGGCTTATGCACACCCTGATGGACGCCCTGGAAGACGTGGGCTGTCCGGGTGTGCACTTGGGCGTTGGGGGCCGCAATGAGAACGCAGTCGGCTTTTACCGTCACCTGGGTTTTCAGCAATTGCAGGCCCATCCGTGGGGGTACACCTTCGGCATGTCCCTTCCACGCCGGCTTTAGGCCAGCGACCGGATATCCGGTCAATATCCAAGATTGCCTCCAGAAAATCAGGCCGAAACGCTCTGGGTTCTATTGTCTTTGGGGGATATCTGGTTCAGTGAGCAAGCCGGCCCCT includes these proteins:
- a CDS encoding GNAT family N-acetyltransferase, whose product is MTSAALRRARPEDERAFYDICLLTGDSGADASALYKDPQLLGHVYAVPYLRFSPDFAFVLEDAEGVGGYVIAAPDSQAFEETLEREWWPILRQQYPDPANIPHEQRTPDQRMINLIHHPNHTHDDLQSEYPAHLHIDLLPRMQGGGNGKRLMHTLMDALEDVGCPGVHLGVGGRNENAVGFYRHLGFQQLQAHPWGYTFGMSLPRRL